In the Bacillota bacterium genome, one interval contains:
- a CDS encoding ABC transporter permease subunit, protein MRAFTGSRIKPYYLLGVVGMMLAWEFSAVSLPGIVPRLAAVGSSLLLLAQTGELWRQLGVSLQRSLTGLSFGAALGLLLGTAAGLWKPAYYFFKPLMGTLLSSPAVVVVMLAMVWFGVGSFMPVFVTALFTVPVMYVSVVEGMELVDAEVLEMAAVFRISRWALWWNIYLPALATAVLTGLAFAAGTAFRKTIMAELLGSNDGIGYAMAMTRFNLDVARLFAWVAICLCVGVVVQRLFVKPVASYLRKWRDVNSESGVVHE, encoded by the coding sequence GCGCGCTTTTACTGGCAGCCGGATTAAACCGTATTACTTGCTTGGAGTAGTTGGCATGATGCTTGCATGGGAATTCTCTGCAGTAAGTTTGCCAGGCATTGTGCCACGACTTGCAGCAGTAGGCAGTAGCCTACTGCTGCTCGCACAGACTGGTGAGCTTTGGCGGCAGCTGGGTGTGTCGCTGCAAAGATCCTTGACAGGCCTGAGTTTTGGGGCAGCACTGGGCCTTCTGCTTGGCACGGCCGCTGGTCTGTGGAAGCCGGCCTACTACTTCTTTAAACCTCTAATGGGAACTTTACTTAGCTCCCCCGCCGTAGTAGTAGTGATGCTGGCCATGGTGTGGTTTGGTGTCGGATCTTTCATGCCCGTTTTTGTCACCGCCCTTTTTACAGTGCCTGTTATGTATGTCAGTGTGGTTGAAGGGATGGAGCTCGTAGACGCGGAAGTTCTCGAGATGGCTGCAGTTTTCCGCATCTCTAGATGGGCCCTGTGGTGGAACATTTACCTGCCCGCACTAGCAACTGCTGTTCTCACAGGTCTGGCCTTTGCTGCTGGCACGGCCTTTCGTAAAACAATTATGGCGGAGCTCCTAGGTAGCAACGATGGCATCGGCTACGCGATGGCGATGACGCGCTTTAACCTTGACGTAGCACGCCTCTTCGCGTGGGTAGCGATATGCCTATGTGTAGGTGTAGTAGTTCAGCGCCTTTTCGTTAAGCCCGTAGCGAGTTACCTGCGAAAATGGCGAGATGTGAATAGTGAATCAGGTGTGGTGCATGAGTAA
- a CDS encoding ABC transporter permease subunit, with product MSNFWNARKVLPFLWMATGVVAFTVVWQLMSNSYGPLLVATPSETMVAVTRLLTSPATLAAFARTLGRVLLALGLQIVSGVASGVLAGLYPWVEDLLRPVIDALVAVPPVALTLLVILMFGSGDYQVAATALALGFPLLYTGTVRAVRSVDRSMLEMFRAFRLPRTTQLLVGYLPATLYALIPSILLATGLTLRLVVMAEVMVGGGSGIGQSLSEARVHMATAEIFAWLLVMAATVLMIEGTLLYLVKSHLLKWQARR from the coding sequence ATGAGTAATTTTTGGAACGCGCGAAAGGTATTGCCCTTTCTTTGGATGGCCACCGGTGTAGTGGCATTTACAGTGGTTTGGCAGCTTATGTCTAACTCTTACGGCCCACTACTGGTGGCTACGCCCTCCGAGACCATGGTAGCAGTAACGCGCTTGTTGACTTCGCCGGCTACCCTTGCTGCCTTTGCGAGGACGCTCGGGCGAGTGTTGCTGGCCCTCGGGCTACAAATTGTCAGTGGCGTGGCGAGTGGGGTCCTAGCAGGCTTGTATCCTTGGGTTGAGGACCTGCTTAGACCAGTAATCGACGCCTTGGTTGCGGTGCCCCCTGTGGCGCTTACTTTGCTAGTCATCCTCATGTTCGGTAGCGGAGATTACCAAGTCGCAGCGACAGCGTTAGCTTTGGGCTTCCCGCTGCTCTATACAGGTACAGTTAGGGCGGTTAGGTCTGTAGATCGCAGTATGTTAGAAATGTTTAGGGCTTTTCGGCTACCTAGGACTACGCAATTGCTGGTTGGGTACTTGCCAGCCACCCTCTATGCGCTAATACCGAGTATTCTCCTCGCCACTGGGCTAACTCTGCGGTTAGTGGTCATGGCAGAGGTTATGGTGGGAGGCGGCAGCGGGATTGGGCAGTCCTTAAGTGAGGCCCGGGTGCATATGGCCACCGCAGAGATCTTTGCCTGGCTACTAGTGATGGCTGCGACGGTTTTAATGATTGAAGGAACACTTCTCTACTTAGTCAAAAGCCACCTTTTAAAGTGGCAGGCCCGGAGGTAA